In a single window of the Caulobacter soli genome:
- a CDS encoding sensor histidine kinase, whose translation MKRRVGELWRTTPFRLTLLNGAVFALAVVALLGMIYWRTAGYMSRQLDAIIVAEARVLTSGEPRDLPQRVNALVAADSRAVSFYGLFAADGAPIAGNVRHLPPSPVLDAAPHDLQEAGFQPGARALIERLPSGQILLVAHDAKVLSGLREIIVNALAVSGAVMLLLGLGAAALLSLAPLRRIDRLRAASRAALKGKLGVRLPVSPRRDEIDMLAGLANAMMDETERLLWEVKSVGDNVAHDLRTPLNRLRALLYRVSQETRLEGGDRQMIEQALDETDALLVRFRALLRIGEIERRDRQACFELVHLENVLEHVLELHDPLAEDLEIALDREFAPSAPPVSADPALLFEAVSNLVDNALKFTPKGGRVRVRLLVCDKGPRIEVADNGPGVAEGERDAVLQRFYRSQRTRTEPGSGLGLSIVTAIARLHHFDLSLADAKPGLRVALDCWPRGLEA comes from the coding sequence ATGAAGCGGCGCGTGGGCGAGCTGTGGCGCACGACGCCCTTCCGGCTGACCCTGCTGAACGGCGCGGTCTTCGCCCTGGCGGTCGTGGCCCTGCTGGGCATGATCTACTGGCGCACCGCCGGCTACATGTCGCGCCAGCTGGACGCCATCATCGTCGCCGAGGCCCGGGTGCTGACCAGCGGCGAGCCGCGAGACCTGCCCCAGCGGGTGAACGCCCTGGTCGCCGCCGACAGCCGGGCGGTGTCGTTCTACGGCCTGTTCGCCGCCGACGGCGCGCCGATCGCCGGCAATGTGCGTCACCTGCCGCCCAGCCCAGTGCTCGACGCCGCCCCGCACGACCTGCAGGAGGCGGGCTTCCAGCCGGGCGCCCGGGCCCTGATCGAGCGGCTGCCGTCGGGCCAGATCCTGCTGGTCGCCCACGACGCCAAGGTGCTGAGCGGGCTGCGCGAGATCATCGTCAACGCCCTGGCGGTCAGCGGCGCCGTGATGCTGCTGCTGGGCCTGGGCGCGGCCGCTCTGCTCAGCCTGGCGCCGCTGCGCCGCATCGATCGCCTGCGGGCCGCCAGCCGCGCGGCCCTGAAAGGCAAGCTGGGCGTGCGGCTGCCCGTGTCACCCCGCCGCGACGAGATCGACATGCTGGCGGGCCTGGCCAACGCCATGATGGACGAGACCGAGCGCCTGCTGTGGGAGGTCAAGAGCGTCGGCGACAACGTCGCCCACGACCTGCGAACGCCGCTCAACCGCCTGCGCGCCCTGCTCTATCGGGTCAGCCAGGAAACGCGGCTGGAGGGCGGCGACCGCCAGATGATCGAGCAGGCGCTGGACGAGACCGACGCCCTGCTGGTCCGTTTCCGCGCCCTCCTGCGCATCGGCGAGATCGAGCGCCGCGACCGCCAGGCCTGTTTCGAGCTGGTTCATCTGGAAAATGTGCTGGAGCATGTTCTGGAACTGCACGATCCGCTGGCCGAAGACCTGGAGATCGCCCTGGACCGCGAGTTCGCCCCCAGCGCTCCGCCGGTCTCGGCCGATCCGGCCCTGCTGTTCGAGGCCGTCAGCAACCTGGTCGACAACGCCCTGAAGTTCACCCCCAAGGGCGGCCGCGTGCGCGTGCGGTTGCTGGTCTGCGACAAGGGTCCGCGTATCGAAGTGGCCGACAACGGACCGGGCGTGGCGGAAGGCGAGCGCGACGCGGTGCTCCAGCGCTTCTACCGCTCGCAGCGGACCCGCACCGAGCCGGGCTCGGGCCTGGGCTTGAGCATCGTCACCGCCATCGCCCGCCTGCACCATTTCGACCTGTCCCTGGCCGACGCCAAGCCCGGCCTGCGGGTGGCGCTGGACTGCTGGCCGCGCGGCCTGGAGGCCTGA
- a CDS encoding efflux RND transporter permease subunit produces MNALVRIALSRPYTFIVMALLIVIFGVLAALGTPTDIFPEIRVPVIGVAWNYTGLSPSEMSGRIVTPYERVLSTTVNDIDHIESQSLPGIGVVKIYFQPGVDIRTATAQVTSISQTAVRQMPAGTTPPLIINYSAATVPILQLAQSAKSQSEQKLFDLSQTIIRPGLISVPGAAIPYPYGGKVRQIQIDLDPAALQSKNLSAQDVSNAIAAQNQILPAGTVKIGTFQYNVRLNDSAETIEELNNLPIKTVDGATIYIHDVGQVRDGSSPQTNVVHVDGSRAVLSTILKNGSASTLAIVQGVKDRLPALQETLPDDFKITPLNDQSVFVKGAINGVIKEGVIAAALTSVMILLFLGSWRSTVIIAISIPLAVLSAIAALSALHQTLNIMTLGGLSLAVGILVDDATVTIENINWHLEHGKGVREAILDGAQQIVVPAFVSLLCICIVFVPMFMLKGVAGFLFVPMAEAVVFAMIASFILSRTLVPTLAMYLLKPHDPERLGSEHATEHGHAAAPSRNPLVRFQRGFETQFGKLREGYRNLLVMALGSTRVFIIGFMAVVLISFALVPFLGSNFFPSVDSGQITLHVRAPVGTRLEDASLLFGQVERTIRQNIPADELVSVVDNIGIPNSSINMVYSNSGVIGPQDGDIFVALKAEHHPTAAYVKTLREVLPRQFPGSTFSFLPADIISQILNFGAPAPIDLQVAGPNAAANRAYAAKILTRLKAIRGLADIRMQQPAGAPQLRVDVDRSRIAQLGLTERDVTNSMVTSLAGSSQVAPTFWLNPKNGVSYPIVAQVPEYRVNAMSGLEGLPITAAGANKGAQILGGLSTISRDSAPAVVSHYDIQPVLDIYATPQGRDLGAVTADINKVIKDMAKERPKGATVTLRGQMVTMNTAFSGLGFGLIAAIVLIYLLIVVNFQSWLDPFVIITALPAALAGIVWMLFATGTTLSVPALTGAIMCMGVATANSILVVSFARERLEATGDALQAAVEAGFTRFRPVLMTALAMIIGMGPMALGLGEGGEQNAPLGRAVIGGLIFATLATLMFVPVVFRLVHGHRVAEPVAPAPSAGGPLTGEPVHA; encoded by the coding sequence TTGAACGCGCTCGTCCGTATCGCCCTTTCGCGCCCTTACACCTTCATCGTGATGGCGCTGCTGATCGTCATCTTCGGCGTGCTGGCGGCCTTGGGAACCCCCACCGACATCTTCCCCGAGATCCGCGTGCCGGTGATCGGCGTGGCCTGGAACTATACCGGCCTGTCGCCCTCGGAAATGTCCGGCCGGATCGTCACGCCTTACGAGCGGGTGCTGAGCACCACGGTCAACGACATCGACCACATCGAGAGCCAGTCCCTGCCCGGCATCGGGGTGGTGAAGATCTACTTCCAGCCCGGCGTCGACATCCGCACGGCCACCGCCCAGGTGACCTCGATCTCGCAGACGGCGGTGCGCCAGATGCCGGCCGGCACCACCCCGCCGCTGATCATCAACTACAGCGCCGCCACCGTGCCGATCCTGCAGCTGGCCCAGTCGGCCAAGTCGCAGTCGGAACAGAAGCTGTTCGACCTTAGCCAGACGATCATCCGTCCAGGCCTGATCAGCGTGCCCGGCGCGGCCATCCCCTATCCGTACGGTGGCAAGGTGCGCCAGATCCAGATCGACCTGGACCCCGCCGCCCTGCAATCAAAGAACCTGTCGGCCCAGGACGTCTCCAACGCCATCGCCGCCCAGAACCAGATCCTGCCGGCCGGCACGGTCAAGATCGGCACGTTCCAGTACAATGTGCGTCTCAACGACTCCGCCGAGACGATCGAGGAACTGAACAACCTGCCGATCAAGACGGTCGACGGCGCGACGATCTACATCCACGACGTCGGCCAGGTGCGCGACGGCTCCTCGCCCCAGACCAACGTGGTGCACGTGGACGGCTCGCGCGCGGTGCTGTCGACGATCCTGAAGAACGGCTCGGCCTCGACCCTGGCCATCGTCCAGGGGGTCAAGGACCGCCTGCCAGCCTTGCAGGAAACCCTGCCCGACGACTTCAAGATCACCCCGCTGAACGACCAGTCGGTGTTCGTGAAGGGCGCCATCAACGGCGTCATCAAGGAAGGCGTGATCGCCGCGGCCCTGACCAGCGTCATGATCCTGCTGTTCCTGGGCAGCTGGCGCTCGACCGTGATCATCGCGATCTCGATCCCGCTGGCGGTGCTGTCGGCCATCGCCGCCCTGTCGGCCCTTCACCAGACGCTGAACATCATGACCCTGGGCGGTCTGTCCCTGGCCGTCGGCATCCTGGTCGACGACGCCACGGTGACCATCGAGAACATCAACTGGCACCTGGAACACGGCAAGGGCGTGCGCGAGGCCATTCTCGACGGCGCCCAGCAGATCGTGGTCCCGGCCTTCGTCTCCCTGCTGTGCATCTGCATCGTCTTCGTGCCGATGTTCATGCTCAAGGGCGTGGCCGGCTTCCTGTTCGTGCCGATGGCCGAGGCCGTGGTCTTCGCGATGATCGCCTCGTTCATCCTGTCGCGGACCCTGGTCCCGACCCTGGCGATGTATCTGCTGAAGCCCCACGATCCCGAGCGCCTGGGTTCCGAGCACGCCACCGAGCACGGCCACGCCGCCGCCCCGTCGCGCAATCCGCTGGTCCGCTTCCAGCGGGGCTTCGAGACCCAGTTCGGCAAGCTTCGCGAAGGCTATCGCAACCTGCTGGTCATGGCCCTGGGCAGCACCCGGGTGTTCATCATCGGCTTCATGGCCGTGGTGCTGATCTCGTTCGCCCTCGTGCCGTTCCTGGGCAGCAACTTCTTCCCGTCGGTGGACTCCGGCCAGATCACCCTGCACGTCCGCGCCCCGGTCGGCACGCGACTGGAGGACGCCTCGCTGCTGTTCGGCCAGGTCGAGCGCACGATCCGTCAGAACATCCCGGCCGACGAGCTGGTGTCGGTGGTCGACAACATCGGCATCCCCAACAGCTCGATCAACATGGTCTACAGCAACTCCGGCGTGATCGGGCCACAGGACGGCGACATCTTCGTCGCCCTCAAGGCCGAGCACCATCCGACGGCGGCCTATGTGAAGACCCTGCGCGAGGTTCTGCCCCGCCAGTTCCCCGGCTCGACCTTCTCGTTCCTGCCCGCCGACATCATCAGCCAAATCCTCAACTTCGGCGCGCCCGCCCCGATCGACCTGCAGGTCGCCGGCCCCAACGCCGCCGCCAACCGCGCCTACGCCGCCAAGATCCTGACACGGCTGAAGGCGATCCGGGGCCTGGCCGACATCCGCATGCAGCAGCCGGCCGGCGCGCCGCAGCTGCGGGTCGACGTCGACCGCTCGCGCATCGCCCAACTGGGCCTGACCGAGCGCGACGTCACCAACAGCATGGTCACCTCGCTGGCCGGCAGCTCGCAGGTCGCGCCGACCTTCTGGCTGAACCCCAAGAACGGCGTGTCCTACCCAATCGTCGCCCAGGTTCCGGAGTACCGCGTCAACGCGATGTCGGGGCTGGAAGGCCTGCCGATCACCGCGGCCGGCGCCAACAAGGGCGCCCAGATCCTGGGTGGTCTCAGCACGATCAGCCGCGACAGCGCCCCGGCCGTGGTCAGCCACTACGACATCCAGCCGGTGCTCGACATCTACGCCACGCCGCAGGGCCGCGACCTGGGGGCGGTGACCGCCGACATCAACAAGGTCATCAAGGACATGGCCAAGGAGCGTCCCAAGGGCGCGACCGTGACCCTGCGCGGCCAGATGGTGACGATGAACACCGCCTTCTCCGGCCTGGGTTTCGGCCTGATCGCGGCGATCGTGCTGATCTACCTGCTGATCGTCGTGAACTTCCAGTCGTGGCTGGACCCGTTCGTGATCATCACCGCCCTGCCCGCCGCCCTGGCCGGCATCGTCTGGATGCTGTTCGCCACCGGCACCACCCTGTCGGTGCCCGCCCTGACCGGCGCGATCATGTGCATGGGTGTGGCCACCGCCAACTCGATCCTGGTGGTCAGCTTCGCCCGCGAACGGCTGGAGGCCACCGGCGACGCCCTGCAGGCCGCCGTCGAGGCCGGCTTCACCCGCTTCCGCCCCGTGCTGATGACGGCTCTGGCCATGATCATCGGCATGGGTCCCATGGCGCTCGGCCTGGGCGAAGGCGGCGAGCAGAACGCGCCGCTGGGCCGCGCCGTGATCGGCGGCCTGATCTTCGCCACCCTGGCCACCCTGATGTTCGTCCCCGTCGTCTTCCGCCTCGTGCACGGCCACCGCGTCGCCGAGCCCGTCGCCCCCGCCCCTTCCGCCGGCGGACCGCTTACCGGAGAACCCGTCCATGCCTGA
- a CDS encoding response regulator transcription factor, producing MRLLHVLRRPGEAYLAQALIEAGHVVEMASDIGEALLVAPAGAFDGVLVEVADLTQVPIARLVEAVEGGVLVIIADHAEPADRTRALRAGADACFTRPVHFMELQARLAALVRLAPSPAADSPFRLDSATRVARFADRELTLPASEFRLLDYMSRHAGEVISAAQILEQVWGETGDPKPELVRTLVARLRARLVETFDQPFLVTLRGHGYRLDANMTGFSSG from the coding sequence GTGCGGCTGCTGCACGTGCTCCGACGGCCCGGCGAGGCCTATCTGGCCCAGGCCCTGATCGAGGCCGGTCACGTGGTGGAAATGGCGTCCGACATCGGCGAGGCGCTGCTGGTCGCGCCGGCCGGCGCCTTCGACGGCGTGCTGGTCGAGGTCGCCGACCTGACCCAGGTCCCGATCGCTCGCCTGGTCGAGGCGGTGGAAGGCGGCGTCCTGGTGATCATCGCCGATCACGCCGAGCCGGCCGACCGCACCCGCGCCCTGCGGGCCGGCGCCGACGCCTGCTTCACGCGGCCGGTGCATTTCATGGAGCTGCAGGCCCGGCTCGCGGCCCTGGTCCGCCTCGCCCCGAGCCCCGCCGCCGACAGCCCCTTCCGACTCGACTCGGCCACCCGCGTGGCCCGCTTCGCCGACCGCGAGCTGACCCTGCCGGCCAGCGAGTTCCGGCTGCTGGACTATATGTCGCGCCATGCCGGCGAAGTGATCAGCGCCGCCCAGATCCTGGAACAGGTGTGGGGCGAGACCGGCGATCCCAAGCCGGAACTGGTGCGCACGCTGGTGGCGCGGCTGCGCGCGCGGCTGGTCGAGACCTTCGATCAGCCGTTCCTCGTCACCCTGCGCGGCCACGGCTATCGGCTGGACGCCAACATGACAGGATTTTCATCCGGCTGA
- a CDS encoding efflux RND transporter periplasmic adaptor subunit, whose amino-acid sequence MPEPIDALRHTPPRHLKAVAVGAVCVAALVVATGIFARVNADASLKTWTHDQAIPTVALAKVSGGGERDLVLPGDVQAFYNAPIHARTSGYLKRWYVDIGSPVKAGQLLAEIDTPDLDQQVLQARANLATAQANQRLSATTAKRWEGLVAQDAVSRQEADEKAGDLAARSSAVNAAIADLNRLLAQQSFKRIVAPFDGVVTSRNTDIGALISVGGAADTALFTVADQHRLRIYVSVPQSYSALIKHGQPAKLSVPEYPGQTFTASVVNDAQSVGANGALLVELQLDNAQGKLKPGSYAQVTFGLASATTTTQAPATAVLFRHDGPMVAVVGPDNRVKIRPITIVRDLGTEVEVGAGIGPSDKVIDNPPEALVDGDTVKIAAPAKGAPHAQG is encoded by the coding sequence ATGCCTGAGCCCATCGACGCTCTGCGCCACACCCCGCCCCGCCACCTGAAGGCGGTCGCCGTCGGCGCCGTCTGCGTGGCCGCTCTGGTGGTCGCCACCGGCATCTTCGCCCGCGTCAACGCCGACGCCTCGCTGAAGACCTGGACCCATGACCAGGCGATCCCGACGGTCGCCCTGGCCAAGGTCTCCGGCGGCGGCGAGCGCGACCTGGTCCTGCCCGGCGACGTCCAGGCCTTCTACAACGCTCCGATCCACGCCCGCACCAGCGGCTATCTCAAGCGCTGGTACGTCGACATCGGCTCGCCGGTGAAGGCCGGCCAACTGCTGGCCGAGATCGACACCCCGGACCTGGACCAGCAGGTGCTGCAGGCCCGGGCCAACCTGGCCACGGCCCAGGCCAACCAGCGCCTGTCGGCCACCACGGCCAAGCGCTGGGAAGGCCTGGTCGCCCAGGACGCCGTCTCCCGCCAGGAGGCCGACGAAAAGGCCGGCGACCTGGCCGCCCGCAGCTCGGCAGTCAACGCCGCGATCGCCGATCTCAACCGCCTGCTGGCCCAGCAGTCGTTCAAGCGCATCGTCGCCCCGTTCGACGGCGTGGTGACCTCGCGCAACACCGACATCGGCGCCCTGATCTCGGTGGGCGGCGCGGCCGACACCGCACTCTTCACCGTCGCCGACCAGCATCGCCTGCGCATCTATGTCAGCGTACCGCAGAGCTATTCGGCCCTGATCAAGCACGGCCAGCCGGCCAAGCTGAGCGTGCCGGAATATCCAGGCCAGACCTTCACCGCCTCGGTGGTCAACGACGCCCAGTCGGTCGGCGCCAACGGCGCCCTGCTGGTCGAGCTGCAGCTGGACAACGCCCAGGGCAAGCTGAAGCCCGGTTCCTACGCCCAGGTCACCTTCGGCCTGGCCTCGGCCACGACCACCACCCAGGCCCCCGCCACCGCCGTGCTGTTCCGCCACGACGGCCCGATGGTCGCCGTGGTCGGTCCGGACAACCGCGTGAAGATCCGGCCGATCACCATCGTCCGCGACCTGGGAACCGAGGTCGAGGTCGGCGCTGGGATCGGTCCGAGCGACAAGGTCATCGACAACCCGCCCGAGGCCCTGGTCGACGGCGACACGGTCAAGATCGCGGCCCCCGCCAAGGGAGCGCCCCATGCGCAGGGCTAG